One genomic segment of Paenibacillus sp. FSL H8-0332 includes these proteins:
- the thrC gene encoding threonine synthase: protein MEYISTRGKVAARGFIDTVLMGLADDGGLMVPAEIPVISPEKLEEWRSLSFQELFLEIFSYYTNDEIPYDDLKKMVYTSYGNFRAPEVTPLHRVNDSLYVLELFHGPTFAFKDVALQFMGELYSYIAKVRGEIIHILGATSGDTGAAAIQGVRGKEGIKICILHPHGKVSKVQELQMTTVDDSNVLNLSVEGNFDDCQKIIKELFADLDFKGRYHLRAINSINFVRILAQTVYYFHAYLQLPGSDQKKVNISVPSGNFGNIFSGFLAQRMGLPIHKLIIATNENNILERFVVTGEYKPGSFTGTYSPSMDIQVASNFERYLYYLLDEDAEKLSGYMAALQSEGAITVDGELLARVQADFSALGVKNAQCLEIISKYQQESGYLLDPHTACGVAAYEKFSAPDEISIAYATAHPAKFDEAIALTGIKQEFPAPIAALFELPQHQVVVDHDKAEIVRQLVAFYG, encoded by the coding sequence ATGGAGTATATAAGCACAAGAGGCAAGGTAGCGGCCAGAGGCTTTATTGATACGGTTCTGATGGGGCTGGCGGATGACGGCGGGTTGATGGTGCCGGCTGAGATTCCGGTGATTTCCCCGGAGAAGCTGGAGGAATGGAGAAGCCTGAGCTTTCAGGAGCTGTTCCTTGAGATTTTCTCCTACTATACCAATGATGAAATTCCCTATGATGACTTGAAAAAAATGGTCTACACCAGCTATGGCAACTTCCGCGCTCCGGAAGTCACGCCACTGCACCGGGTGAACGATTCTCTGTACGTGCTGGAGCTGTTCCATGGGCCGACGTTTGCCTTCAAGGATGTGGCGCTGCAGTTCATGGGCGAGCTGTATTCCTATATTGCCAAGGTGCGGGGCGAAATTATCCATATTCTCGGGGCGACCTCCGGCGATACCGGTGCTGCGGCCATTCAGGGTGTGCGCGGCAAGGAAGGCATCAAGATCTGTATCCTTCATCCGCACGGCAAGGTCAGCAAGGTGCAGGAGCTGCAAATGACTACCGTAGATGACAGCAATGTGCTGAACCTGTCCGTAGAGGGCAACTTCGACGATTGCCAAAAGATTATCAAGGAGCTGTTCGCCGATCTCGACTTCAAGGGACGGTATCACCTGCGGGCAATTAACTCGATTAACTTCGTGCGCATTCTGGCGCAGACGGTCTATTATTTCCATGCTTATCTGCAGCTTCCGGGAAGCGATCAGAAGAAGGTCAATATCAGCGTGCCTTCGGGCAACTTCGGCAATATTTTCTCAGGCTTCCTGGCGCAGCGAATGGGTCTGCCGATCCACAAGCTGATCATCGCCACCAACGAGAACAACATTCTCGAACGGTTCGTGGTCACCGGCGAATACAAGCCGGGCAGCTTCACGGGCACCTACAGCCCGTCGATGGATATCCAGGTGGCGAGCAACTTCGAACGCTATCTGTATTATCTGCTGGACGAGGATGCGGAGAAGCTGTCCGGGTACATGGCAGCCTTGCAGAGCGAGGGCGCGATTACGGTGGACGGCGAGCTGCTGGCCCGGGTACAGGCAGATTTCTCCGCGCTGGGCGTAAAGAACGCACAGTGTCTGGAGATCATCAGCAAGTACCAGCAGGAATCCGGCTATCTGCTCGACCCGCATACGGCATGTGGCGTAGCCGCTTACGAGAAGTTCAGTGCGCCGGACGAGATAAGCATTGCTTATGCTACAGCGCACCCGGCCAAGTTCGATGAGGCGATTGCCTTGACCGGCATCAAGCAGGAGTTCCCGGCGCCGATCGCCGCCCTGTTCGAGCTGCCGCAGCATCAGGTCGTGGTCGATCATGATAAGGCGGAGATCGTGCGCCAGCTTGTGGCTTTTTACGGGTAA
- a CDS encoding Gfo/Idh/MocA family oxidoreductase codes for MTIRFGVVGTNWITDRFIQAGLEHEEFLLTAVYSRTEEKGQAFAAKYAGASIYTDLEAMVASAEVDAIYIASPNSMHAEHSLICLNHGKHVICEKPAASNSRELKAMIEAARSNDVLFMEAMKSTFMPNFGVIRDNLYKLGQVRRYFAGYCQYSSRYDAYRQGTVLNAFNPEYSNGSLMDLGIYCLYPMVALFGKPDSVKAVGLMLASGVDGEGSMVMRYQDMDAVVMHSKIADSYLPAEIQGENGTMVIDKINQPYQVKIHYRDGTVEELTLPQVFEPMYYEVQEFIHLLKSGQRESATNSHANSLAVAELMEEARAQIGLRYASDL; via the coding sequence ATGACTATTCGTTTCGGGGTTGTAGGAACTAACTGGATTACAGACCGCTTTATACAGGCGGGACTTGAGCATGAAGAGTTTCTGCTTACGGCCGTGTATTCCCGCACAGAGGAGAAGGGACAGGCTTTTGCCGCTAAGTATGCCGGGGCTTCGATCTATACGGATCTGGAGGCGATGGTAGCAAGCGCAGAGGTGGACGCAATCTATATCGCCAGCCCCAACTCGATGCATGCGGAGCATTCATTGATCTGTCTGAACCATGGCAAGCATGTGATCTGCGAGAAGCCGGCGGCCTCCAACAGCCGGGAGCTGAAGGCGATGATTGAAGCAGCGCGCAGCAATGATGTGCTGTTCATGGAAGCGATGAAATCCACGTTCATGCCGAATTTTGGCGTGATCCGGGATAACTTATATAAGCTGGGTCAAGTCCGGCGCTACTTCGCAGGCTATTGTCAATACTCTTCGAGGTATGATGCTTACCGCCAGGGGACGGTGCTGAACGCATTCAATCCTGAATATTCCAATGGCTCGCTGATGGATCTGGGCATCTATTGCTTATATCCGATGGTCGCGTTGTTCGGCAAGCCGGATTCGGTCAAGGCCGTTGGGCTGATGCTCGCTTCGGGAGTGGACGGGGAAGGCAGTATGGTTATGCGTTACCAGGACATGGACGCGGTGGTCATGCATTCCAAGATTGCCGATTCCTATCTGCCTGCTGAGATTCAGGGCGAGAACGGAACGATGGTCATCGACAAGATCAACCAGCCTTATCAGGTCAAAATCCACTACCGCGACGGAACCGTCGAGGAGCTTACGCTGCCTCAGGTGTTCGAGCCGATGTATTATGAGGTGCAGGAGTTCATCCATCTGCTGAAGAGCGGTCAGCGGGAGAGCGCGACCAACAGCCACGCCAATTCCCTGGCGGTGGCAGAGCTGATGGAAGAGGCGAGAGCCCAGATCGGTCTGCGTTACGCCTCGGATCTGTAG
- a CDS encoding radical SAM/SPASM domain-containing protein: MKTFKKVYIEITSVCNLACSFCPPTERQKNFMKLETFNTILDEIKPHSNHIYLHVKGEPLLHPKLGELLDAAHAKGFKVNITTNGTLIRKAGPKLLGKPALRQMNFSLHSFDGHAGSENREGYLTEIIQFVREISAQGVIVSFRLWNLTEDNRTNLEKERNRETLALLEEAFGLDYRIEEKVVPGSGVKIAPRVYLNQDHEFRWPALHEPEDDGKGFCHALRSQAAVLVDGTVVPCCLDGEGVINLGNIHDQPFSEIVEGERANNLFYGFSRREAVEELCRKCGYRQRFGT; encoded by the coding sequence TTGAAGACGTTCAAAAAGGTATACATCGAGATCACAAGCGTCTGCAACCTGGCCTGCAGCTTCTGTCCGCCCACGGAGCGGCAGAAGAATTTCATGAAGCTGGAGACGTTCAATACCATTCTTGATGAGATCAAACCGCATAGCAATCATATCTATCTGCATGTCAAAGGCGAGCCGCTGCTGCATCCGAAGCTGGGCGAGCTGCTGGATGCCGCGCATGCCAAGGGCTTCAAGGTCAATATTACGACCAACGGCACGCTGATCCGTAAAGCAGGGCCGAAGCTGCTCGGCAAGCCGGCACTGCGGCAGATGAACTTCTCGCTGCACAGCTTCGACGGCCATGCAGGCTCGGAGAACCGTGAGGGCTATCTTACAGAGATTATCCAGTTTGTCCGGGAGATCTCTGCTCAGGGCGTCATTGTCTCGTTCCGGCTCTGGAACCTGACGGAGGACAACCGGACCAACCTGGAGAAGGAGCGTAACCGCGAGACGCTGGCTCTGCTGGAGGAGGCCTTCGGACTCGACTACAGGATTGAGGAGAAGGTGGTGCCCGGCAGCGGCGTGAAGATTGCTCCGCGCGTGTACCTGAACCAAGATCATGAATTCAGATGGCCGGCGCTGCATGAGCCGGAGGATGACGGCAAGGGCTTCTGCCATGCGCTGCGCAGCCAGGCGGCGGTCCTGGTAGACGGCACCGTTGTGCCGTGCTGTCTGGATGGCGAAGGGGTGATCAACCTCGGCAATATTCATGATCAGCCGTTCTCCGAGATTGTCGAGGGGGAACGGGCGAACAATCTGTTCTATGGCTTCTCGCGCCGGGAGGCTGTTGAGGAGCTGTGCCGTAAATGCGGCTACCGGCAGCGGTTCGGCACCTAG
- a CDS encoding response regulator transcription factor encodes MPTILVADDDANIRELVCLFLRNDGFDTAEAADGQEALAVYARTQVDLVILDIMMPVMDGWALCKELRRADPELPLLMLTAKAETWEKVKGFDLGTDDYLTKPFDPLELTVRVRALLKRFGIGKSHIIRIGEVTLDRQTYKVMNGTEALSLPLKEFELLYKLAGTPGQVYTREQLIDQIWGIDYSGDDRTIDVHIKRLRERFAASPDFRIETVRGLGYRLEVTE; translated from the coding sequence ATGCCTACTATACTTGTTGCAGACGACGATGCGAATATCCGCGAGCTTGTCTGCCTATTTCTGCGCAATGACGGATTCGATACCGCTGAAGCGGCAGACGGCCAAGAGGCGCTGGCGGTCTATGCCAGAACGCAGGTGGATCTGGTCATCCTGGATATTATGATGCCGGTGATGGACGGCTGGGCGCTGTGCAAGGAGCTTCGCAGAGCGGACCCGGAGCTGCCGCTGTTAATGCTGACGGCAAAAGCGGAGACCTGGGAGAAGGTGAAGGGATTCGATCTGGGGACCGATGATTATCTGACCAAGCCCTTCGATCCGCTGGAGCTGACGGTCCGCGTCAGGGCTTTGCTGAAGCGCTTCGGAATCGGAAAATCACATATAATCCGTATCGGAGAGGTAACGCTGGACCGGCAGACCTACAAGGTGATGAACGGGACAGAAGCGCTGTCCCTGCCGCTTAAAGAGTTCGAGCTGCTGTATAAGCTGGCCGGAACACCAGGTCAGGTCTATACCCGCGAGCAACTGATCGACCAGATCTGGGGCATTGACTACTCAGGGGATGACCGGACGATAGATGTACATATTAAGCGCCTGCGTGAACGGTTTGCGGCTTCGCCGGATTTTCGAATCGAGACTGTACGGGGGCTTGGCTACCGGCTTGAGGTTACTGAATGA
- a CDS encoding HAMP domain-containing sensor histidine kinase gives MIKSLYTRVVLTYLISVIGGTVISFNLAIWIYKDELNENLQVQLMRFAQDVVQIYDAFPLTEADKFVSGMKQLETYHVRIYDANGGVKSYGGPAGMKLETVTAEQVKQVLAGTIVQVNPTGISISLLGLKLTTDTGKKALFVEPVGAPSSAFVLKWLVNFVVYSLLSGSLVILVAAMFVVRPIKKLTNATRRIAAGDFNVKLNIKQKGELGALARSFEEMTHDLQQLEQMRRDFVSNVSHEVQSPLTSISGYALALKQMNIPESERGRYIDIIIGEAERMSKMSDSLLKLSLLESQSQQLRFTTFSLDEQIRRVIVALQPQWSARRINFDLQLTAATLTADYDLLSQVWTNLLGNSIKFSGDGGVISVHTKQDNKSVTVRVSDTGIGVAPEDQKRIFERFFKADRSHSNKYNGSGMGLAIVKQIVLLHQGDIRVESELGAGTSFIVTLPLNTPAD, from the coding sequence ATGATCAAATCGCTCTATACCCGTGTGGTCCTGACCTATCTGATCTCCGTAATCGGGGGGACAGTGATCTCCTTCAATCTGGCGATCTGGATATACAAAGATGAATTGAACGAGAATCTGCAGGTTCAACTGATGCGCTTCGCACAAGATGTCGTACAGATCTATGATGCCTTCCCGCTGACTGAAGCCGACAAGTTCGTAAGCGGCATGAAGCAGCTTGAGACCTACCATGTGCGGATTTACGATGCGAACGGCGGGGTTAAGTCTTATGGCGGGCCTGCCGGAATGAAGCTGGAGACCGTGACCGCCGAGCAAGTGAAGCAGGTGCTGGCCGGAACCATCGTTCAGGTCAATCCGACGGGCATCTCCATCAGCCTGCTGGGGCTGAAATTAACTACGGATACGGGAAAAAAAGCGTTGTTCGTAGAGCCTGTCGGCGCCCCCTCTTCCGCCTTTGTGCTGAAATGGCTGGTGAATTTCGTGGTGTATTCGCTGTTATCCGGGAGTCTCGTGATCTTGGTGGCGGCCATGTTCGTGGTCCGGCCGATTAAGAAGCTGACCAACGCGACGCGCAGGATCGCAGCCGGGGACTTCAACGTGAAGCTGAATATCAAGCAAAAGGGAGAGCTGGGCGCCCTCGCGCGCAGCTTCGAGGAGATGACGCATGATCTGCAGCAGCTGGAGCAGATGCGCCGTGACTTCGTGTCGAATGTATCTCATGAGGTGCAGTCGCCGCTGACCTCCATCTCCGGCTATGCCCTGGCGCTGAAGCAGATGAATATTCCAGAGAGCGAGCGGGGCCGCTATATCGATATCATCATCGGGGAAGCCGAACGGATGTCCAAGATGAGCGACAGCCTGCTGAAGCTGAGTCTGCTTGAATCGCAGTCCCAGCAGCTCCGGTTCACCACCTTCAGCCTGGATGAACAGATCCGGCGCGTGATTGTTGCTCTTCAGCCGCAATGGTCGGCCCGGCGCATCAACTTCGATCTTCAGCTGACGGCTGCCACGCTGACGGCGGATTATGACCTGTTGAGCCAGGTATGGACGAACCTGCTGGGCAACAGCATTAAGTTCTCCGGGGATGGGGGAGTAATCAGTGTCCATACGAAGCAAGATAATAAAAGTGTAACCGTTCGTGTATCCGACACCGGCATCGGGGTCGCTCCCGAGGACCAGAAGCGGATCTTCGAACGCTTCTTCAAGGCGGACCGCTCCCACAGCAACAAGTATAACGGCAGCGGGATGGGGCTGGCCATCGTGAAGCAGATCGTCCTGCTTCATCAAGGAGATATCCGGGTCGAGAGTGAGCTAGGCGCAGGCACAAGCTTCATTGTAACGCTGCCGCTGAATACACCGGCAGATTAG
- a CDS encoding alpha/beta hydrolase, with translation MKKALRILLKSIAALMIVIVLFFAVVFVVNIISSKSELKKIEPYGQLVPVDGKKMNVLVQGSGEETVVLLTGYGTGAPALDFKPLVDELSPYYKVAVVEPFGYGLSDRTEKERTSDNIVSEIHEALQQLGIKRYTLMGHSVAGIYGLDYVNKYKDEVQAFVGIDSSVPTQGGLDDEIPVGTLKFLDKSGIVRLFQKIGGDPYAGLAFDEPTKQQMKIIATKNSNNDTVVNESKHFKENFIAAQALSFPKELPLLLFVQSNNTDVEGWMQLHEEQVKDSVYGKLVPLKGGHYLHHTLSKEIAKDYREFMAGVK, from the coding sequence ATGAAAAAAGCACTCAGAATCCTGCTTAAGTCTATAGCGGCATTGATGATTGTGATCGTATTGTTTTTTGCTGTAGTATTTGTGGTCAATATCATTAGCAGCAAATCGGAGCTGAAGAAGATTGAGCCGTATGGGCAGCTTGTGCCAGTCGATGGCAAGAAGATGAACGTACTTGTCCAGGGATCGGGTGAGGAGACCGTGGTGCTGCTGACAGGTTATGGCACCGGCGCTCCGGCGCTTGATTTCAAACCGCTGGTAGACGAGCTGTCTCCTTATTATAAAGTAGCCGTGGTGGAGCCGTTCGGCTATGGCTTAAGTGACCGGACAGAGAAGGAACGGACCTCAGACAATATCGTCAGTGAGATTCATGAAGCGCTGCAGCAGCTTGGAATCAAGCGTTACACGCTCATGGGGCATTCCGTTGCCGGAATCTACGGACTGGATTATGTGAACAAGTATAAGGATGAAGTGCAGGCTTTTGTAGGGATCGACAGCAGTGTGCCGACCCAAGGAGGCTTGGACGATGAAATACCGGTGGGGACGCTTAAATTCCTCGACAAATCCGGCATTGTGAGATTGTTCCAAAAGATAGGCGGCGACCCGTATGCTGGGCTTGCGTTCGACGAGCCTACCAAGCAGCAGATGAAAATAATCGCCACCAAGAACTCAAACAATGACACTGTCGTGAATGAGAGCAAGCATTTCAAGGAGAATTTCATCGCAGCCCAGGCGCTGTCCTTCCCCAAAGAGCTTCCGCTGCTGCTGTTCGTACAGTCGAATAATACCGATGTTGAGGGCTGGATGCAGCTGCATGAAGAACAGGTAAAGGATTCCGTGTACGGTAAGCTGGTGCCGCTCAAAGGCGGCCATTATCTGCATCATACGCTGTCCAAAGAGATTGCCAAGGATTACAGAGAGTTCATGGCAGGTGTGAAATGA